A single window of Ostrinia nubilalis chromosome 24, ilOstNubi1.1, whole genome shotgun sequence DNA harbors:
- the LOC135083780 gene encoding cytochrome b-c1 complex subunit 6, mitochondrial-like produces MSHDMFSSSANDQLTRERGICMEKDCPTRKAFLELRECQNRIMNKPYTAENCHQETVDLIEAIDHCVADKAFVKFA; encoded by the exons ATGAGCCATGATATGTTTAGTTCG AGCGCCAATGACCAGCTCACGAGGGAGCGGGGGATATGCATGGAAA AGGACTGTCCTACAAGGAAAGCGTTCCTCGAACTACGCGAGTGCCAGAACCGCATCATGAACAAGCCGTACACGGCTGAGAACTGCCACCAGGAGACGGTAGACCTGATAGAGGCCATCGACCACTGCGTTGCTGATAAGGCTTTTGTTAAATTTGCTTGA